One Spodoptera frugiperda isolate SF20-4 chromosome 30, AGI-APGP_CSIRO_Sfru_2.0, whole genome shotgun sequence genomic window carries:
- the LOC126912827 gene encoding uncharacterized protein LOC126912827, which translates to MECQKCKKILSKKGAHFMCQGSCQGTFHRGCVKGLAADMKAGKNRIYCNNCEDEGTDEEEVEEEVQDFEKILKDIQKKVSALPGLKKHLDTIQQSISVLSDKYDTLLFEHEESKGKISKLEKTVANINNRCVYLEKCNIALEQKLQAAEQSSFKQNLEIVGVEYIPGEKLREIVTKIGDEIGVKSDGIEWVKRNKYSKQENKPSSIMVGFKASGIESREEWLANRRKLIELNSSNFTGGSATNKVYINEDLTKATKTLLWNAKRQLKGIYKYIWVTNGKILVKRKDGDNTIWIRNENELCQLSK; encoded by the coding sequence ATGGAGTGTcaaaagtgtaaaaaaatattatcaaaaaaaggAGCCCACTTCATGTGCCAAGGTTCTTGTCAAGGAACTTTTCACAGAGGCTGTGTCAAAGGCCTCGCTGCAGATATGAAGGCAGGAAAAAACAGGATCTACTGTAACAACTGTGAAGATGAGGGTACTGATGAAGAAGAAGTGGAGGAAGAGGTACAAGACTttgagaaaatattgaaagacaTTCAAAAAAAGGTCAGTGCCCTGCCCGGACTTAAGAAGCATTTAGACACAATACAACAAAGCATTAGCGTATTATCGGATAAATATGATACACTATTATTTGAACACGAAGAATCCAAAGGAAAAATATCGAAACTTGAAAAAACTGTGGCCAATATCAACAATAGGTGTGTGTATTTAGAGAAATGTAATATCGCACTTGAGCAGAAACTGCAAGCTGCTGAGCAATCATCTTTTAAACAAAACCTTGAAATTGTTGGCGTAGAATACATACCTGGTGAAAAATTAAGAGAAATTGTAACCAAAATTGGAGATGAGATAGGCGTAAAGAGCGATGGCATAGAATGGGTAAAGCGGAACAAATATTCCAAACAAGAAAACAAACCATCTTCAATAATGGTAGGTTTCAAGGCATCTGGTATTGAATCAAGGGAGGAATGGTTAGCCAACCGACGCAAACTGATCGAGTTAAATAGCAGCAACTTTACTGGCGGATCAGCTACAAACAAAGTTTATATCAATGAAGACTTAACTAAAGCTACGAAGACATTGCTGTGGAACGCTAAACGACAACTAAaaggtatttataaatacatatggGTGACAAATGGAAAAATTCTAGTAAAAAGGAAGGATGGCGACAATACAATATGGATTAGAAATGAAAATGAACTCTGCCAGTtatcaaagtaa